The following proteins come from a genomic window of Pseudomonas hygromyciniae:
- the hsdR gene encoding type I restriction-modification system endonuclease, with translation MAENSNFAFFKEHDPVFFQLANAAERVFSSDPNTTLIKLRQLGEALAQDLAVRAGIEFDATTSQGDLLFRLSREIQLDGNIRNLFHTLRIEGNKATHEFRTQHREALDGLRVARALAIWYHQSFGTGGNTFKPGPFVVPADPSEPLRELQGQIEKLRAELGDSRQQLENNHQLAELLVQEKHEQASLVGQMNEEARVYEQIALEREAELSNARIDFEARLKVLQQQLEDQPQAAQQVTRKTQQASSQFDLNEDLTRILIDQQLNDAGWEADSLDLTYSKGARPEKGKNKAIAEWPTSKPKENADYALFAGLIPVAIVEAKRKRINIADRIPQAERYSRQLIVTENLQPAGQNTGWADGQGGHFQVPFAFACNGRPFIKQLAELSGIWFRDLRSPANLRRPLQDFHTPGGLLDLLKRSREDAEAKLQQEGFAYLKLRDYQENAIRAVEQALADNRRNCLLAMATGTGKTRTIIGLMYRLLKAERFRRILFLVDRSALGEQAIEAFNEATLEQNHTLAQIYDVKELGDMAAEAETRVQVATVQAMVKRIFQSDTPPPIDAFDCIIVDEAHRGYTLDQEMTEGELAVRDFNQYLSQYRRVLDYFDACRVGLTATPAKHTSEVFGAPIYTYSYREAVADDWLIDHEPPIRYQTLLSQNGIHFAKGENVSVIDTNTGEVDVAELEDELDFEIESFNRRVITPGFDKVICEQLAQELDPSGDEKTMIFCVNQAHAERVKNLLDDAFKDVHGEDYNQAAVQIITGQSDKVKQLIRQYKNERYPSIAITVDLLTTGIDVPRICHLVFMRRVRSRILYEQMKGRATRRCDEIGKTVFRIYDPVDLYAALEPVDTMKPLVKDPSISLEQLVSELTNPASLDAPGNQPDTSHAHDVLDQLSQRVMRILRKASHKAEQKPTLKAKLAELENTWGVAPDKLHQHLHQLGPQQAAQFIRQHAQLLDQLATVNALLGSLNYPVISAHTDELKVREQNYGVYQKPADYLESFNDFIKNQLNQSVALGVVVNRPQDLTREQLREVRLLLDGHGYSEVNLQSAWRNQTNQEIAASIVGFIRRAALGEALLPFEQRVSKAMETIYALQPWTQVQRKWLDRLAKQLVHEVVIDQKQIGEAFKNDGGSTRLDKMLGGNLSVVLDALNDNLWEQTG, from the coding sequence ATGGCAGAGAACAGCAACTTCGCCTTTTTCAAAGAACACGACCCGGTTTTTTTCCAACTTGCCAATGCGGCCGAGCGAGTTTTTTCCAGTGACCCCAACACGACGCTGATCAAACTGCGCCAGTTGGGCGAAGCGCTCGCACAGGATCTGGCAGTAAGAGCAGGCATTGAGTTCGACGCCACCACTTCCCAAGGTGATCTGCTGTTCCGCCTGAGTCGTGAAATCCAGCTCGACGGTAACATCCGCAACCTATTTCATACGCTGCGCATCGAAGGCAATAAGGCTACCCACGAATTCCGCACCCAGCATCGTGAGGCACTGGACGGGCTGAGGGTCGCCCGTGCATTGGCGATCTGGTATCACCAGTCGTTTGGCACGGGTGGCAACACCTTCAAGCCTGGGCCTTTCGTGGTTCCGGCCGATCCGAGTGAGCCTCTGCGTGAGCTGCAGGGGCAGATCGAAAAGCTTCGCGCAGAGCTGGGCGACAGTCGCCAGCAATTGGAGAACAACCACCAATTAGCCGAACTACTGGTGCAAGAAAAGCATGAGCAAGCCAGTCTTGTTGGGCAGATGAACGAGGAAGCCCGCGTCTACGAGCAGATTGCCCTTGAACGCGAGGCAGAACTATCGAACGCCCGAATCGATTTCGAGGCGCGGCTGAAAGTGCTGCAACAACAGCTTGAAGATCAGCCGCAAGCTGCCCAGCAGGTCACGCGTAAAACTCAGCAGGCAAGCAGCCAGTTCGACCTCAATGAAGACCTCACCCGTATTCTCATCGATCAACAGTTGAACGATGCCGGCTGGGAAGCCGATTCGCTCGATCTTACCTACAGCAAGGGCGCTCGGCCCGAAAAGGGTAAGAACAAGGCCATCGCCGAATGGCCAACCAGCAAGCCGAAAGAAAACGCTGATTACGCGCTGTTCGCCGGTCTAATCCCAGTCGCCATCGTCGAAGCCAAGCGCAAGCGTATCAACATAGCGGACCGCATTCCCCAAGCCGAGCGCTATTCACGCCAACTGATCGTTACCGAAAATCTACAACCGGCCGGGCAGAACACGGGCTGGGCGGATGGCCAGGGCGGCCACTTCCAAGTCCCGTTTGCCTTTGCCTGCAATGGCCGGCCCTTCATTAAGCAGCTCGCCGAGCTATCTGGCATCTGGTTTCGTGACTTGCGCAGCCCGGCCAACCTACGCCGGCCGCTGCAGGACTTCCACACACCGGGCGGCCTACTCGACCTGCTCAAACGCAGCCGTGAGGACGCCGAGGCGAAGCTACAGCAGGAAGGCTTCGCCTATCTCAAGCTGCGTGACTATCAGGAAAACGCCATCCGCGCCGTCGAGCAGGCCCTAGCCGACAATCGCCGCAACTGTCTGCTGGCCATGGCGACCGGAACCGGCAAAACACGCACTATCATTGGCTTGATGTACCGCCTGCTGAAGGCCGAGCGCTTTCGCCGTATTCTTTTCCTGGTCGATCGCAGCGCCTTGGGGGAACAGGCCATCGAAGCCTTCAATGAGGCAACGCTGGAACAGAACCACACGCTGGCGCAGATCTACGACGTCAAAGAGCTCGGCGACATGGCTGCCGAAGCTGAAACCCGGGTTCAGGTCGCCACTGTGCAGGCCATGGTCAAGCGCATCTTCCAGTCGGACACTCCGCCGCCCATCGATGCCTTCGACTGCATCATCGTCGACGAAGCTCACCGCGGTTACACCCTCGATCAGGAAATGACTGAAGGCGAGTTGGCAGTGCGCGACTTCAACCAGTATCTATCGCAGTATCGTCGCGTGCTCGACTATTTCGACGCCTGCCGCGTCGGGCTCACCGCTACGCCAGCCAAGCACACCAGCGAAGTCTTCGGGGCTCCGATATACACCTACAGCTACCGTGAGGCCGTGGCTGACGACTGGCTGATCGATCACGAACCTCCAATCCGCTACCAGACTCTGCTGAGCCAAAACGGCATCCACTTTGCCAAGGGCGAGAACGTCAGCGTCATCGATACGAACACCGGCGAGGTGGATGTCGCCGAGCTCGAGGATGAACTCGACTTCGAAATCGAGTCCTTCAACCGCCGCGTGATTACGCCCGGTTTCGACAAAGTCATCTGCGAGCAACTGGCACAAGAACTCGACCCGTCGGGCGACGAAAAAACGATGATCTTTTGCGTTAACCAGGCCCATGCCGAGCGGGTCAAAAACCTTCTCGACGATGCCTTCAAGGACGTTCACGGCGAGGATTACAACCAAGCAGCGGTACAGATCATCACCGGGCAAAGTGACAAGGTCAAACAACTGATCCGCCAGTACAAGAACGAGCGCTACCCGAGCATTGCCATCACGGTCGACCTGTTGACCACCGGTATCGACGTACCACGCATTTGCCACTTGGTGTTCATGCGCCGGGTGCGTTCGCGCATTCTCTACGAACAGATGAAGGGCCGCGCGACTCGCCGCTGCGATGAAATCGGCAAGACGGTGTTCAGAATCTACGATCCGGTTGATCTGTACGCTGCCCTCGAGCCAGTAGATACAATGAAGCCGCTAGTGAAAGACCCAAGCATCAGCCTCGAACAGCTGGTCAGCGAGCTAACCAACCCAGCCAGCCTCGATGCTCCTGGTAACCAGCCAGACACTAGCCATGCCCACGACGTCCTGGACCAGCTCAGCCAGCGGGTCATGCGTATTCTGCGCAAGGCCAGCCATAAGGCCGAGCAAAAGCCAACCCTAAAGGCCAAGCTCGCCGAACTGGAGAACACTTGGGGCGTAGCCCCGGACAAACTGCATCAGCACCTGCACCAGCTCGGCCCGCAGCAAGCTGCCCAGTTCATCCGGCAGCATGCCCAATTACTCGATCAACTCGCTACAGTTAATGCCCTACTGGGATCGCTTAACTACCCGGTAATATCCGCCCATACAGACGAACTGAAAGTCCGTGAGCAGAACTACGGCGTTTACCAAAAACCCGCCGACTACCTGGAAAGCTTCAACGACTTCATTAAGAATCAACTGAACCAGTCGGTTGCCCTGGGCGTAGTAGTCAACCGCCCGCAAGACCTGACCCGTGAACAATTGCGCGAAGTGCGTCTGCTGCTCGACGGACATGGCTACAGCGAGGTGAACCTGCAAAGCGCCTGGCGCAACCAAACGAACCAGGAGATCGCTGCCAGTATCGTCGGTTTCATCCGCCGCGCCGCCCTCGGAGAGGCGCTGCTGCCATTCGAGCAGCGCGTATCCAAGGCGATGGAGACTATTTATGCCCTACAGCCGTGGACTCAAGTCCAGCGCAAGTGGCTGGACCGCCTGGCCAAGCAACTGGTGCACGAAGTCGTTATTGACCAGAAGCAGATTGGCGAAGCATTCAAGAACGACGGAGGCAGCACGCGGCTGGACAAAATGCTCGGTGGCAATCTAAGCGTGGTGCTGGACGCTCTGAATGACAACCTGTGGGAACAAACGGGATGA
- a CDS encoding FAD-binding and (Fe-S)-binding domain-containing protein, producing the protein MSLPIAFLDAVARLIPKDRRFDDPLSTLAFGTDASFYRLIPQLVIRVESEDEVVELLQLAQRDRVPVTFRAAGTSLSGQAISDSVLIVLGDNWNGREIRGQGTQIRLQPGVIGAQANAWLAPFGRKIGPDPASINACKIGGIVANNASGMCCGTAQNTYHTLAGIRLVLADGSRLDTEDAASVAAFRAQHSPLLERLATLGRETRANAELAAKIRHKYRLKNTTGLSLNALVDFDEPLDILSHLLVGSEGTLGFISAVTYDTVIDHPNKASALIVFPDVETCCNAVTVLKTQPVSAVELLDRRSMRSVQDKPGMPAFVQQLSEGACALLIESRAASSSLLHEQLALIMASLADFPVEKQVDFTEDPVENARLWAIRKDTFPAVGAVRKTGTTVIIEDVTFPVEQLAIGVNRLIELFDKHHYDEAILFGHALEGNLHFVFTQGFNSAEEVTRYQAFMDDVAQLVAVEFGGSLKAEHGTGRNMAPFVELEWGSDAYQLMWQLKRLLDPNGILNPDVVLSEDPQIHLKNLKPLPAADEIVDKCIECGFCEPVCPSKGLTLSPRQRIVIWRDIQARKRAGIDTTELEAAYHYQGIDTCAATGLCAQRCPVGINTGDLVKKLRSRDADSTKTAEWLASHFSTALQGARFTLHVANGARMLLGAPRLAKLSASVTKLSKGQIPQWTSAMPQPEKAIRFSPAVNDERPRVVYLAACVSRAMGPAAGDKEQMSLYDKTRGLLEKAGYQVVIPDNPDSLCCGQPFASKGYAEQAEHKRQELIGALLHASRGGLDPIYCDTSPCTLRLVQDLGQTRLDLYDPVRFIRTHLMDRLDFTPQDAPIAVHVTCSTQHLGESQALIDLARRCSNNVVIPEGIHCCGFAGDKGFTTPELNAHSLRSLKDAVQYCSEGISTSRTCEIGLTQHGGIDYHGLVYLVDRVTQARAIKTNPCTPA; encoded by the coding sequence ATGAGTCTGCCCATCGCGTTCCTTGATGCTGTCGCACGACTGATCCCGAAAGATCGGCGCTTCGACGATCCTCTCTCCACCCTGGCTTTCGGCACCGACGCCAGTTTTTACCGACTGATCCCACAACTGGTGATCCGGGTCGAATCGGAAGATGAAGTCGTCGAACTGCTGCAACTGGCGCAACGCGACCGTGTGCCAGTGACCTTTCGTGCGGCTGGCACCAGCCTCTCCGGCCAGGCCATTAGCGATTCGGTGCTGATCGTACTCGGCGACAACTGGAACGGGCGCGAGATTCGTGGCCAAGGTACGCAAATCCGTCTGCAACCCGGGGTGATCGGGGCCCAGGCCAACGCCTGGCTCGCGCCGTTCGGGCGTAAGATCGGTCCGGATCCGGCGTCGATCAATGCCTGCAAGATCGGCGGAATTGTCGCCAACAATGCCAGCGGCATGTGCTGCGGCACCGCCCAGAACACCTACCACACCCTGGCCGGGATCCGCCTGGTACTGGCCGACGGCAGCCGCCTCGACACCGAGGATGCCGCCAGCGTCGCCGCTTTCCGCGCGCAACACAGCCCGTTGCTGGAACGCCTGGCTACCCTGGGCCGCGAAACTCGGGCCAATGCTGAATTGGCCGCAAAAATTCGCCATAAATACCGTCTGAAAAACACCACCGGCCTGTCACTCAACGCCTTGGTGGATTTCGACGAGCCACTGGATATCCTCAGCCATCTGCTGGTGGGTTCCGAAGGCACCCTGGGTTTTATCAGCGCCGTGACCTACGACACGGTGATCGATCACCCGAACAAAGCTTCGGCCCTGATCGTATTTCCCGATGTAGAAACCTGCTGCAACGCCGTAACGGTGCTGAAAACCCAACCGGTGTCGGCGGTCGAGTTGCTGGACCGGCGCAGCATGCGTTCGGTGCAAGACAAACCCGGCATGCCCGCTTTCGTACAGCAGCTATCGGAAGGTGCCTGCGCGCTATTGATCGAATCCCGCGCAGCTTCCTCGTCACTGCTGCATGAGCAACTGGCGCTGATCATGGCGTCGCTGGCCGACTTCCCGGTCGAGAAACAAGTCGACTTCACCGAAGACCCAGTGGAAAACGCTCGCCTGTGGGCCATCCGCAAAGACACCTTCCCTGCCGTCGGCGCCGTACGCAAAACCGGCACCACGGTGATCATCGAAGACGTGACCTTCCCGGTGGAGCAACTGGCTATCGGCGTGAACCGCTTGATCGAGTTGTTCGACAAACATCACTACGACGAGGCCATCCTTTTCGGACACGCGCTGGAAGGCAATCTGCACTTTGTCTTCACTCAAGGCTTCAATAGTGCGGAAGAAGTCACACGCTACCAGGCGTTCATGGATGACGTGGCGCAACTGGTGGCCGTCGAGTTCGGCGGCTCGCTGAAAGCCGAGCATGGCACCGGTCGCAACATGGCGCCTTTCGTCGAACTGGAATGGGGCAGCGATGCCTATCAGTTGATGTGGCAACTCAAGCGCCTGCTCGACCCCAACGGCATTCTCAACCCGGACGTGGTGTTGAGCGAAGATCCGCAAATCCACCTGAAAAATCTCAAGCCGCTGCCAGCCGCCGACGAGATTGTGGATAAGTGCATCGAGTGCGGCTTCTGCGAGCCCGTCTGCCCATCCAAGGGCCTGACCCTCAGCCCGCGCCAGCGCATCGTGATCTGGCGCGATATCCAGGCACGTAAACGCGCCGGCATCGATACCACCGAGCTGGAAGCGGCGTATCACTACCAAGGCATCGACACCTGCGCCGCCACCGGGTTGTGCGCCCAGCGTTGCCCGGTAGGCATCAATACCGGTGACCTGGTGAAAAAACTGCGTAGCCGCGACGCAGACAGTACGAAAACCGCCGAGTGGCTAGCCAGCCATTTCTCCACCGCATTGCAAGGTGCACGCTTTACCCTGCATGTGGCCAACGGCGCTCGCATGCTACTGGGCGCGCCGCGCCTGGCGAAACTCTCGGCTTCCGTAACCAAGCTGTCCAAGGGCCAAATCCCGCAGTGGACCAGCGCCATGCCACAGCCGGAAAAAGCCATCCGCTTCAGCCCCGCCGTCAACGACGAACGACCACGGGTGGTCTACCTCGCGGCCTGCGTGTCGCGAGCAATGGGGCCCGCGGCTGGGGACAAAGAGCAAATGTCGCTGTACGACAAAACCCGTGGCCTGCTGGAAAAGGCCGGTTACCAGGTAGTCATCCCGGACAACCCGGACAGCCTGTGCTGCGGCCAGCCCTTCGCATCCAAAGGCTACGCCGAACAGGCCGAGCACAAACGCCAGGAACTGATCGGCGCCCTGCTCCACGCCAGCCGTGGCGGCCTCGACCCGATCTATTGCGATACCAGCCCCTGCACCCTGCGCCTGGTCCAGGATCTGGGGCAAACGCGTCTGGACCTCTATGACCCAGTTCGATTTATCCGCACCCACCTGATGGATCGCCTGGACTTCACACCCCAAGATGCACCCATTGCCGTGCATGTCACCTGCAGCACCCAGCACCTGGGCGAAAGCCAGGCCCTGATCGACCTCGCCCGGCGCTGCAGCAACAACGTGGTCATCCCCGAAGGCATCCACTGCTGCGGGTTCGCCGGCGACAAAGGCTTCACCACCCCGGAACTCAACGCCCACTCCCTGCGCTCCCTCAAGGACGCCGTGCAGTACTGCAGCGAAGGCATCTCCACCAGCCGCACCTGTGAGATCGGTCTGACCCAGCACGGTGGGATCGATTACCACGGTCTGGTCTACCTGGTCGACCGGGTGACCCAGGCCCGCGCAATAAAAACGAACCCCTGCACACCGGCGTAG
- a CDS encoding lactate permease LctP family transporter, which yields MQTWQQLYSPLGSLGLSALAAVIPIVFFFLALAVFRLKGHVAGSITLALSILVAIFAFQMPVDMALAAAGYGFAYGLWPIAWIIVAAVFLYKLTVKSGQFEVIRSSVLSITDDQRLQVLLIGFCFGAFLEGAAGFGAPVAITAALLVGLGFNPLYAAGLCLIANTAPVAFGALGIPIIVAGQVTGIDAFKIGAMTGRQLPLLSLFVPFWLVFMMDGVRGVKETWPAALVAGLSFAITQYFTSNFIGPELPDITSALASLISLTLFLKVWQPKRTAGAQIAGATSSVSVTGSVGGFGQPRTSVASPYSLMEIFKAWSPFLILTVLVTIWTLKPFKAMFAAGGSMYSWVFNFAIPHLDQMVIKVAPIVTNPTAIPAVFKLDPISATGTAIFFSALISMLVLKINFKTGLTTLKETFYELRWPILSIGMVLAFAFVTNYSGMSSTMALVLAGTGAAFPFFSPFLGWLGVFLTGSDTSSNALFSSLQATTAHQIGVNDTLLVAANTSGGVTGKMISPQSIAVACAATGLVGKESDLFRFTLKHSLFFATIVGLITYAQAYWFTGMLVH from the coding sequence ATGCAAACCTGGCAACAGCTCTACAGCCCACTCGGCAGCCTCGGCCTGTCCGCACTGGCCGCCGTTATTCCCATCGTATTTTTCTTCCTGGCCTTGGCGGTGTTTCGCCTTAAAGGTCATGTTGCCGGGAGCATCACCCTGGCGTTGTCGATCCTGGTAGCGATCTTCGCCTTCCAGATGCCTGTCGATATGGCACTCGCTGCCGCCGGCTACGGCTTTGCCTACGGCCTGTGGCCAATCGCCTGGATCATCGTCGCCGCGGTATTCCTCTACAAACTGACGGTCAAGAGCGGCCAGTTCGAAGTGATCCGCAGCTCCGTGCTGTCGATTACCGACGACCAACGCCTGCAAGTGCTGCTGATCGGCTTCTGCTTCGGCGCATTCCTCGAAGGCGCCGCCGGTTTCGGTGCGCCGGTAGCGATTACTGCCGCGCTGCTCGTAGGACTGGGCTTCAACCCCCTGTATGCCGCGGGCCTGTGCCTGATTGCCAACACCGCGCCAGTAGCGTTCGGTGCCTTGGGGATCCCGATCATCGTCGCCGGCCAAGTCACCGGCATCGACGCCTTCAAGATCGGCGCCATGACCGGCCGCCAACTGCCGCTGCTGTCGCTGTTCGTGCCGTTCTGGCTGGTGTTCATGATGGACGGTGTGCGCGGCGTCAAGGAAACCTGGCCTGCCGCACTGGTGGCCGGCTTGAGCTTTGCCATCACCCAGTACTTCACCTCCAACTTTATTGGCCCGGAACTGCCTGACATCACCTCAGCCCTGGCCAGCCTGATTTCCCTGACCCTGTTCCTGAAAGTCTGGCAGCCCAAGCGCACCGCGGGTGCCCAGATTGCCGGCGCGACTTCCAGCGTGTCGGTCACCGGCAGCGTCGGCGGTTTCGGTCAACCACGTACTTCCGTGGCTTCGCCTTACAGCCTGATGGAAATTTTCAAGGCCTGGTCACCGTTCCTGATCCTGACCGTACTGGTCACCATCTGGACCCTCAAGCCGTTCAAAGCCATGTTCGCCGCCGGCGGTTCGATGTACAGCTGGGTGTTCAACTTTGCGATTCCGCACCTGGACCAGATGGTGATCAAGGTTGCACCGATTGTCACCAACCCCACTGCCATTCCAGCGGTGTTTAAGCTGGACCCGATTTCCGCTACCGGCACAGCGATTTTCTTCTCGGCGCTGATCTCCATGCTGGTGCTGAAGATCAATTTCAAAACTGGTCTGACCACTTTGAAAGAGACCTTCTACGAACTGCGCTGGCCGATCCTGTCCATCGGCATGGTGCTGGCGTTCGCGTTCGTCACCAACTACTCCGGCATGTCTTCGACCATGGCGCTGGTACTGGCCGGCACCGGCGCAGCATTCCCGTTCTTCTCGCCGTTCCTGGGCTGGCTGGGTGTGTTCCTCACCGGTTCCGATACCTCGTCCAACGCCCTGTTCAGCTCCCTGCAAGCCACTACCGCACACCAAATCGGCGTCAACGACACCCTGCTGGTCGCGGCGAACACCAGTGGCGGCGTAACTGGCAAGATGATTTCCCCGCAATCGATCGCCGTGGCCTGCGCCGCGACCGGGCTGGTGGGCAAAGAATCCGACCTGTTCCGCTTTACCCTCAAGCACAGCCTGTTTTTCGCCACGATTGTCGGCCTGATCACTTACGCCCAGGCGTACTGGTTCACCGGCATGCTGGTGCATTAA
- a CDS encoding FCD domain-containing protein — MAFDQVRQRRLSDDIVEQLEGMILEGTLKSGERLPAERALAEQFGVSRPSLREAIQKLAAKGLLVSRQGGGNYVVETLGSTFSDPLLHLLENNPEAQRDLLEFRQTLEASCAYYAALRATEVDRERLTAAFDALQDCYTRDDEVSRIEEGAADARFHLAIAEASHNAVLLHTIRGLFDLLKRNVVTNIGGMYQQRSETRDMLINQHRDLYLAIIEGRAEQAREVSTRHLLYVQEVLEEVRQEVQRMARAERRKGM, encoded by the coding sequence ATGGCGTTTGATCAGGTGCGTCAGCGCCGTTTGTCCGACGATATCGTCGAGCAGCTTGAGGGGATGATCCTTGAGGGCACGTTGAAGTCGGGCGAGCGATTGCCGGCCGAGCGCGCACTGGCTGAACAGTTCGGTGTGTCGCGCCCGTCGTTGCGCGAGGCGATCCAGAAGCTGGCGGCCAAGGGGCTGCTGGTCAGTCGTCAGGGCGGCGGTAATTATGTGGTGGAGACGCTGGGTTCAACCTTCAGCGACCCGTTGTTGCATCTGCTGGAAAACAACCCCGAAGCTCAGCGTGATCTGTTGGAGTTTCGCCAGACGTTAGAGGCGTCTTGTGCTTATTACGCCGCGCTGCGCGCCACGGAAGTGGACCGCGAGCGTCTGACTGCCGCTTTTGATGCCTTGCAGGATTGCTATACGCGTGATGATGAGGTGAGCCGTATCGAAGAAGGCGCGGCCGATGCCAGGTTTCACTTGGCTATCGCCGAAGCCAGCCACAACGCGGTATTGCTGCACACCATTCGCGGCTTGTTTGATCTGCTCAAGCGCAACGTGGTGACCAATATCGGTGGTATGTACCAGCAGCGTAGCGAAACCCGGGACATGCTGATCAATCAGCATCGGGACTTGTACCTGGCGATTATCGAAGGGCGAGCGGAACAGGCGCGGGAAGTTTCAACACGGCACCTGCTGTATGTGCAGGAAGTGTTGGAGGAGGTGCGTCAGGAAGTGCAGCGCATGGCGCGGGCGGAGCGGCGCAAGGGGATGTAG
- the smpB gene encoding SsrA-binding protein SmpB translates to MAKQKKHPTGTIAQNKKARHDYFIEHRFEAGLVLAGWEVKSLRASKLQLVDSYVLLKDGEAWLLGSHITPLMTASTHVIADPVRTRKLLLNARELEKLAAAVQQKGYACVCLSWYWSKHLVKCEIALGKGKKEYDKRDTERERDSNRELQRAVRNKGKED, encoded by the coding sequence ATGGCTAAACAAAAGAAACACCCAACAGGGACCATCGCGCAGAACAAAAAGGCGCGACACGATTACTTCATCGAACATCGGTTCGAGGCTGGTCTGGTCCTGGCCGGCTGGGAAGTAAAAAGTCTGCGCGCCAGCAAGTTGCAGCTGGTCGACAGTTACGTGCTGCTCAAGGATGGCGAGGCCTGGCTGCTCGGCAGTCATATCACGCCGTTGATGACCGCCAGCACCCACGTGATTGCCGATCCGGTGCGCACGCGCAAACTGTTGCTCAATGCACGCGAACTGGAAAAGCTCGCCGCCGCGGTACAGCAGAAGGGCTACGCCTGCGTCTGCCTGTCGTGGTACTGGAGCAAGCATCTGGTCAAGTGCGAAATCGCACTGGGCAAGGGCAAGAAGGAATACGACAAGCGTGATACCGAGCGCGAGCGCGACTCCAATCGGGAACTGCAGCGCGCCGTACGCAACAAGGGCAAGGAAGACTGA
- a CDS encoding type II toxin-antitoxin system RatA family toxin, translating to MTTHIQRSALLPYPAQALYDLVNDVASYPDFLPWCSSSTVLESSAEHMRASLEVSKGGLGQKFVTSNVLVPGQSIEMNLEEGPFTQLHGVWVFKPLGEKACKISLDLTFDYAGSIVRATLGPLFNQAANTLVDAFCQRAKQLHG from the coding sequence ATGACGACGCATATTCAACGCTCGGCCCTGCTGCCTTACCCGGCGCAAGCGCTCTATGACCTGGTCAACGACGTGGCGAGCTACCCGGATTTCCTGCCCTGGTGCTCCTCATCCACGGTGCTGGAGAGCAGCGCTGAGCATATGCGTGCGAGTCTTGAAGTGTCCAAGGGCGGGCTTGGCCAGAAGTTTGTGACCAGTAATGTGCTGGTTCCTGGGCAGTCCATCGAGATGAATCTGGAAGAAGGGCCATTCACTCAGTTGCATGGTGTCTGGGTATTCAAGCCATTGGGGGAGAAGGCGTGCAAGATCAGCCTGGACCTGACGTTTGATTACGCAGGCTCCATTGTGCGGGCGACCTTGGGGCCGCTGTTCAACCAGGCTGCGAATACCTTGGTGGATGCGTTTTGCCAGCGGGCCAAGCAACTGCATGGCTGA
- a CDS encoding RnfH family protein: MAESLIEIEVVYAAVDRQLLLSLAVAPGTSLRAAVLASGIAAQFPELDIDSCPLGIFGKVVADAATRSVQFGDRIEIYRPLLADPKEVRRLRAAKAAEARRLNP; this comes from the coding sequence ATGGCTGAGTCACTGATTGAGATTGAGGTGGTCTACGCCGCAGTGGATCGCCAATTGTTGTTGAGCCTGGCGGTTGCGCCGGGGACGAGCCTGCGTGCGGCGGTGCTGGCGTCAGGCATTGCGGCACAGTTTCCCGAGCTGGATATCGACAGTTGCCCATTGGGGATTTTCGGCAAGGTTGTGGCGGACGCTGCAACCCGGAGCGTGCAGTTCGGTGACCGCATCGAGATCTATAGGCCCTTGCTCGCCGATCCGAAGGAAGTAAGACGCTTGCGAGCGGCAAAAGCAGCCGAAGCCCGGCGGCTAAATCCATAG
- a CDS encoding outer membrane protein assembly factor BamE translates to MQNTKLLLTSFTLVGLLALAGCSFPGVYKIDIQQGNVVTQDMIDQLRPGMTRRQVRFIMGNPLLTDTFHADRWDYLYSLQPGGGERQQERVSVIFNGNDQLVSLSGDFMPGVSRDEALLGKDSGTSVTAPAQNAEQPKSEVPAKPGSLLDQIQKDIDGVQTVPVPTPEPLDASPQ, encoded by the coding sequence ATGCAAAACACCAAGCTCTTGCTAACCAGTTTCACCCTTGTGGGACTGCTCGCACTCGCCGGTTGTTCATTCCCCGGGGTTTACAAAATCGACATCCAGCAGGGCAATGTCGTCACGCAGGACATGATAGACCAGTTACGCCCGGGAATGACCCGACGGCAAGTACGGTTTATCATGGGCAATCCCCTGCTGACCGACACATTCCATGCCGATCGCTGGGATTATCTCTATAGCCTGCAACCTGGAGGCGGGGAACGCCAACAGGAGCGCGTCAGTGTCATCTTTAATGGCAACGATCAGCTCGTCAGCCTTTCCGGTGACTTCATGCCCGGCGTAAGCCGCGATGAAGCCCTGCTGGGCAAGGACAGCGGGACCAGCGTCACTGCGCCAGCGCAGAATGCTGAACAGCCCAAGTCCGAGGTACCGGCCAAGCCAGGTTCCTTGCTTGACCAGATCCAGAAAGATATCGACGGTGTGCAGACCGTTCCGGTGCCAACTCCAGAACCTCTGGACGCCAGCCCGCAATAA